TTTCGAGCAGCCGGCCGTGTTCTGGCTGCTGCTCGCCGGCGTCAGTTTGCTCGTCTACGTGCCGGCGCTGGTCTATTTCGGCGCCAACAAATGGTTCGAGTTCGGGCCGTTCTCGGTGCAGGCAAGCCGCATCCTGCTCTATTTCTCGTATTTCTTCATCGGCGCCAGCGTCGGCTCGGCGAATTTCGATCGCGGCATCCTCGGCGCGGACGGCCAATTGCCCAAGAACCGCTGGTTATGGGTGATCGTCACGCTGATCCCGTACTGCCTGATGTGGGGCATGATCTACATCAAGCGCGAAATCCTCGGCAATCCCGATCCGCTGCCACACTGGTATCCTGTCTTCTACGGCACGTTCTTCGTGCTGTTCTCTGCCTCGATCCTGCTCGCGATCCTGGCCTTCTTCCTGCATTCGAAGGCGCCGGGCCCGACCCTGCTCGACCGCATGCAGGCGGATGCCTACGGCATCTTCCTGGTGCACTATCCGATCGCACTATGGATCCAGTACGCGCTGTTCGACTACGAGCTGCCGGCGATCGTGAAGGCCACGATCGGCTTCGTGCTTACGGTGATCCTGAGCTGGGGCCTGACGGCGGTACTGCGGAAAATTCCGGGCGCGTCACACGTGTTGTGATATCCGGGCTACGGAGCCCACCACACTCACCGCCGTCATCCTGAGGCGCGAACCTTGCGACGCATTTGCATCGCAAGGTGAAGCCTCGAAGGATGGGCCGCAGACACTTGCAGCCCATCCTTCGAGGCGCGCAAGCGCGCGCACCTCAGGATGACGGTTGGGCTTGCGGCGAGGAAGAATCGGAGTTGGCATGGAGCCGACGGACCTGAGGCAGCGTCCTACGCCGCCTTGCCGCCCATATAGTCCGGCAGCCAGCGCTCGTGCGACGTCCGCAGCGCGTCGATCGCAACAGGCGCTTCGCCCGCGATGGCAATGGCATCGCCGCCGGTGGTGCCGATCCGCACGCAGGGCACCTCGCAGCCGCGCATCTTGGCGAGCACACGGCCGGCTTCGGCTTCCGGCACGGTGACGAGATAGCGCGCCTGATCCTCGCCGAACCAATAGGCCTGCGAGACCAGCGACGTCGGCGCCGCCAGCAGCTTGGCACCGATGCCGCTCGCCATCGCCATCTCGGCCAACGCGACCAGCAGGCCGCCGTCGGAGAGGTCGTGCACGGCGGTCGCGGTGCCCGCATGGATCATGCCGCGCACGCAATCGCCGTTGCGCTTCTCGGCGGCGAGATCGACCGGCGGCGGCGCACCCTCTTCGCGGCCGCAGATGTCGCGCAGATACACCGACTGGCCAAGCCAGCCGTGGGTGTCGCCGACCAGCAGGATCGCCTCGCCCTCGGCCTTGAAGGCGAGCGACGCCGACTTGGTGAAATCGTCGAGCAGGCCGACGCCGCCGATCGAGGGTGTCGGCAGGATCGCGCGGCCGTTGGTCTCGTTGTAGAGCGAGACGTTGCCGGAGACGACCGGGAAGTCGAGGGTGCGGCAGGCTTCCGAGATGCCCTTCAGGCAGCCGACGAACTGGCCCATGATCTCGGGCCGCTCGGGGTTGCCGAAATTGAGATTGTCGGTGATCGCGAGCGGCTTGCCGCCGACCGCGGTGATGTTGCGCCAGGCTTCCGCCACGGCCTGCATGCCGCCCTGATAGGGATCGGCCTCGCAATAGCGCGGCGTGACGTCGACGGTCAGTGCCAGGCCCTTGGGCCCGTCCTCGACACGCACCACGGCGGCATCGCCGCCGGGACGCTGCATGGTGTTGCCGAGAATGACGTGGTCATACTGCTCCCAGACCCAGCGCTTGCTGCACATGTCGGGCGTGCCGATTAGCTTCTCGAGCGCGGCGCCGAGCGCCATCGGCGCAGGCACCTCGCGGGCATGCACGACCGGCAGCGCGGCGGAGGGCACATGCGGGCGGTCGTACAGCGGCGCCTCGTCGCCGAGCTCCTTGATCGGCAGATCGGCCATCACGTCGCCGCCATGCTTGACCACGAAGCGCTTGCTCGGCGTTGTGTAGCCGACCACCGCGAAGTCGAGGCCCCACTTTTTGAAGATCGCCTCGGCTTCCTTTTCCTTCTCGGGCTTGAGCACCATCAGCATGCGCTCCTGGCTTTCCGAAAGCATCATCTCGTAGGCGCTCATGCCGGTCTCGCGGGTCGGCACCGCATCGAGATCGAGGTCGACGCCGAGGTCGCCCTTGGCGCCCATCTCGACCGCCGAGCATGTCAGCCCCGCCGCGCCCATGTCCTGGATCGCGATGACGCAGCCCTTCTCCATGATCTCGAGGCAGGCTTCCAGCAGCAGCTTCTCGGCGAAGGGATCGCCGACCTGCACGGTCGGCCGCTTCTCCTCGGACTTGTCGTCGAACTCGGCCGACGCCATCGAGGCGCCGTGGATGCCGTCGCGGCCGGTCTTGGAGCCGAGATAGACGATCGGCATGTTCACGCCGGAGGCGGCCGCATAGAAGATCTTGTCGGTATCCGCGAGGCCCACGGCCATGGCGTTGACCAGGATATTGCCGTCATAGCGGGTGTGGAAGCGCACCTGGCCGCCGACCGTCGGCACGCCGAAGGAATTGCCGTAGCCGCCCACGCCTGCGACGACACCGGAGACGAGATGCCGGGTCCTGGCATGCTCGGGCGCACCGAAGCTCAGCGCATTGAGGCAGGCGATGGGACGTGCACCCATGGTGAAGACGTCGCGCAAAATGCCGCCGACGCCGGTGGTCGCGCCCTGATAGGGCTCGATGTAGCTCGGGTGGTTGTGGCTCTCCATCTTGAAGACCACGGCCTGGCCATCGCCAATGTCGATCACGCCGGCATTCTCGCCGGGGCCCTGGATCACCCAGGGCGCCTTGGTCGGCAGGCCCTTGAGATGGATGCGTGACGACTTGTACGAGCAGTGCTCGTTCCACATCGCCGAGAAAATGCCGAGTTCGGTGAAGGTCGGCTCCCGCCCGATCAGCTTCAGGATGCGCTCGTATTCGTCGGGCTTGAGCCCGTGGGCGGCAACCAGTTCGGGGGTGATCTTGGGTTCGTTCTTCATGGAATCCAGGCTTTCGGCGGCGGCTGGGCCGTTCTTAGGAACATCCGGGGCTCGCGAAAAGCCCTTTATGGCGCATTTTCCCGCTGTCCCACGTTTTGCAGGCGGGGGCGGCGGGAACAGGAATTGCACGGCGCGGACGGATCGGATTTAAGGGCTCGAGACCCGCAATTGAAGGCCCATTTCCTTGCACGAATTGACCAAAACGCCCCCGCCCCGCCGCCCGGACCTGCACATCGCCACCGAGGGCGAATTTCTGGGCTGGCGGACCTGGATCCGCGACAGTTTTGAAGCCCATGTCGGCCCCTTCTGGCACCTCATCGAGGCGGACGGCAGCGTCCGCAGCGCCTTCCGGGTCGAGAAGAAGCATCTCAACGGCTCCGGGAACGTCCATGGCGGCTGCTACATGGCCTTTGCCGACTACTCCCTGTTTGCAATCGCCACCCATGTCCTGGACAGCCGGGCGGTGACGACCAATTTCGCCTGCGAATTCCTCGACGCGGCACGCGAGGGGGAGCTGATCGAGTGCACCGGCGAGGTCACCCGCGCCGGCGGTTCGCTGATCTTCCTGCGCGGCAAGATGACGTCCGGCGACCGCGTGCTGCTGACCTTTTCCGGCACGATCAAGCGGATGAAGCGGAAGGCGCTCCCTCAGCCAAACGCATAGCTCGGCCGCTTCCCTTTTCGCCCGCCCTCGCCCAGACTTCCTGGCAAGCGCTGTCGCGCCGGGGAGCAGGAACAAGGTGCCGCAGAGCACATCGGAGGCGCGTCGCGCGACGGCGGCCGCAGCAACGCCGTTGCCGTCCATGGCCGCCACCGGCGCCCGCAACTGGCGCGACTATGCGTTGCTGCTCGCGCTCGCGTTCTGCTGGAGCTCGACCTATCCGTTGACGAAGCTGGCGCTTCCCACCATCCCGCCGATCACCTTCATCTCGGTACGCTCGCTGATCGCCGCCGCCTTCCTGTTCGCGATCCTGTGGATGCGCGGCATCAAGGTCCCGACCGACGCGAAGGCCTGGAAGCTGTTCGCCACCCAGCAACTCATCAACTCCACCTTTCCCTTCCTGATCATCACCTGGTCGCAGCAATATGTGCCCGCCTCGAACACGGTGGTGCTGGCCTCGACGACGCCGATCTTCGCCTTCCTCATCACCTCGCTGATCACGCGCCATGAGCCGGCCACGCTCATCAAGCTGGCAGGCGCAATCCTTGGCCTCGCCGGAACGATTCTCATCGTCGGGCTCGACGCGTTGCGGGGTCTCGGCAGCGAGATCGTGGCGGAAATCGCGATCCTGCTCGCCACCATCTCCTTTGCCTGCGCGAGCATCTTCGGCCTGCGCCTGTCCGACTACGATCCGATGGTGGTGGCGGCGGGCTCGGTGCTGTTCGGCGGCCTCGTGCTGCTGCCGCCGTCGCTGATCATCGACCAGCCCTGGACGCTGAGCCCGACCCCGACGGCGATCGTCGCCACCATCGTCATGAGCATCGTCTCGAGCGCATTCGGGTTGATGCTGTTCTACGTCTGCCTCGGCCGCCTCGGCACCCTGACCACGAACGCGCAAGGTTACTTGCGCATCCCGATCGGCGTGGGGCTATCGGTGCTTTTGCTCGGCGAAAGCGTGCCGTCGAACCTGGCGCTCGGCCTGCTGCTGGTGATGGCGGGCGTTGCCGCAATGACGGTGCCGGCTAGGCGGCTGAAGCTGCGATAGCGCAAGACGCGATTACTTGGCGTCGTCCGCCAGCATCTTCCGGTATTTCTCGACGTCGCGCGTCACCAGCTTTTGCAGCACTTCCGGCGCATGTTCGTTCGCATCGGGCGCGACGGTCGACAGATCGGCGAAACGCTTCTTGACCGCGTCGGTTTCGACGGCGGTCCGCGCCGCGGCGTTGAGCTTGGCGATCACGGCCGGCGGCGTGCCCTTGGGCGCGAACAGGCCGTTCCAGCCCTGCGCCTCGAATTCGGGCAGGCCCGCTTCCGCGGAGGTCGGCAGGTCGGGCAGCGTCGCGAGCCGCACGGTCGAGCCGACCACGAGCCCCTTCACCAGCTTCTCGTTGATCGACTGCGAGACCGAGGCGGCAGCATCGCAGACGCCGTCGATCTGGCCGCCGACGGCATCGGTCAGCGCGGGCGCCGCGCCGCGATAGCCGACCAGCGTCGCGTCGATCCCGGCTGCGGTGACGAAGCTCTTGCAGATCAGATAGTTCGACGAGCCAACGCCGGCATGGCCGAGATTGATCTTGCCCGGATTGGCCTTGGCATAGGCGATGAACTCCTTGAGGTCCTTCGCCGGAAAATCCTTGCGCAGCGCGACGATGCCGAACGTCTTCGCCACCATCGCGATCGGCACGAAGGAGTCCGGCGTGAACGGCAGCTTTGGATAGATCGTATAGGTCGCGGCATTGGTGCCGGCATTGCCGATCGCGATGGTGTAGCCGTCGGGCTCGGCGCGGGAGGCGCGTGCCAGCGCGGTCGAACCGCCGGCGCCCGCGACGTTCTCGATCACGATCGTCTGGCCGAGCGCGATGCCCATCTGCTCGGCCACCGCGCGCGCGATCACGTCCGAGGTGCCGCCGGCCGCGAACGGCACGATCATGGTCACGGGACGCTTGGGATAATCCTGCGCGAATGCGCCGGTCGCGAGCGAAATCGACGCGAGCGACAGCGCCGCGATCGCGACGAGCGAACGCTTCAGCCCAAACGCAATCACGCGGCTTTTTCCAGATGCGCGGTCAGGCCCGCGAACAGGCCGCGGCCGTCGGTGCAGCCCATGATGTCTTCGACGTGGTTTTCCGGATGCGGCATCATGCCGAGCACGTTGCCCCCGTCGTTGACGATGCCGGCGATCGAATGCGCCGCGCCGTTGATGTTGCTGTCATCGTCGACCACGCCTTCGGCGGAACAGTAGCGATAGAGCACCCGCCCCTCGCCCTCGAGCCGCTTGATGGTCTCCTCATCCGCCTCGTAATTGCCTTCGCCATGGGCCACCGGCACGCGGATCACCTGCCCGGCATTGTAGCCGCGGGTGAACGGCGTATCGGACCGCTCGACGCGCAGATGCACGTCGTGACAGATGAATTTCAGCCGCGCATTGCGCATCAGCACGCCCGGCAGCAGGCCGGACTCGCAGAGGATCTGAAAACCGTTGCAGACGCCCAGCACGAGGCCGCCCCTGGCCGCGTAGTCGCGCACCGCGTCCATCACCGGCGCGCGTGCCGCGATGGCGCCGCAGCGCAGATAGTCGCCGTAGGAGAATCCGCCCGGCACCACCACGAGATCGGTCCCCGCAGGCAGCGCCGTCTCGGCGTGCCAGACCATCGCCGGCTCGCTGCCCGAGATCAGCCTCAGCGCACGCGCCATGTCGCGCTCGCGGTTGATTCCGGGAAAGACGAGGATGGCGGCTTTCATGGCAGAGGTTCCGACGGTGATGGGAATCGGGCTGGCCAAAGGGCCAATTCGTCAAGAGACATAGCCATTTGACGGGGATTTTACCAGTGCTAGCCTCGCCGGACGGCCTTGTACACAGGCCATAGCCTTGGTCACTTTTGCCCGACGATCTTGCCCGGGATTGAAGCCATGAACGTCCCGTCGCTGCCCACATCCCCCTCCGAGCCGGTGTCCGCCGAGGGCGTCGTCGCCGCAGGCGCCTATGTCGACGGCCGCCGTATCGCCAACATCGCCATCAGCGAAGCCTCGAGCTGGCGGGCCAAGCCCGGCCACGTGGTCTGGATCGGCCTGCACGAGCCCGACATGGCGCTGCTCGGCGCGGTGCAGAAGCAATTCGACCTGCACGAGCTCGCGATCGAGGACGCCAACCACGCCCATCAGCGGCCCAAGATCGAGCAATATGGCGAAGCCCTGTTCATCGTGGCGCGGACGGCGCAGCTGGTCGAGGGCCGCATCGTCTTCGGCGAGACCCACATCTTCGTCGGCGAAGGTTATCTGGTCTCGGTGCGCCACGGCGCCTCGACGTCCTACACGCCCGTGCGCGAACGCTGCGAAAGCTGCCCGCGGGCGCTCGCCCGCGGCGAGGATTACATCCTCTATGCGATCCTCGATTTCATCGTCGACAATTACTCGCCCGTGCTCGAGAGCATTCACGACGAGGTCGAGGGCATCGAGGACGACGTGCTGTCCAAGCCGATCAGCAAGACGCAGATCGAGCGGCTCTACATGCTCCGCCGCGACCTGCTGCGGCTGCGCAACGCGATCGGGCCGCTGGTGGAGGTCTGCCGCCGGCTGGAGCATGACGAGCTGTCGATGGTCCGGCAGGCCATGCAGCCGCTATTCCGCGACGTCACCGATCACGTCCGCAACATCCAGGAGCGCATCGATTCCATGCGCGAGGTGCTGGCCTTCGCCTTCGAGGCCAGCCTGCTGGTCGGCCAGGCACAGGAGACGGCGGTGTCCAAGAAGCTCGCCTCGTGGCTCGCGATCATCGCGATCCCGACCGCGCTGGCCGGCATCTACGGCATGAACTTCAAGCACATGCCGGAGCTGGAATGGGACTACGGCTATTACATGCTGCTCGGCGTGATGCTGACGGCCTGCACCGCGCTGTACTGGCGTTTTCGTCGCGTCGGATGGCTGTGACGGAATTGCCGTAGCCCGGATGGAGCGAAGCGCAATCCGGGACAGTGCCCGCAGATGCACACCCGGATTTCGCTTCGCTCCATCCGGGCTACAAGGACGACCTAACCGATCAGCTCGACCCGATAGTTCTCGATCACGGTATTCGCCAGCAGCTTGTCGGCGGCATCCTTCAACGCCGCCTCCGCCTTGGCCTTGTCGGCGCCGGCGAGCTCGATGTCGAACACCTTGCCCTGCCGGACGCTGGCAACGCCGTCGACGCCGAGCGACTTCAGCGCGCCTTCGATGGCCTTGCCTTGCGGATCGAGGATGCCCGTCTTCAAGGTAACGGTGACACGTGCCTTCACGTCGAAAATCCCCTCAGCTCTTCACCAGCACCGGGCCTGTGCCCTGCGGACGCTCGTTCTCCATGAGGATGCCGAGGCGCTTTGCAACTTCCGTGTAAGCCTCGAGCAAGCCACCGAGATCCCTGCGAAAACGATCCTTGTCGAGCTTCTCGTTCGACTTGATGTCCCACAGCCGGCAGCTGTCCGGCGAGATCTCGTCGGCGACGATGATGCGCATCATCTCGTTCTCGAACAGGCGGCCGCACTCCATCTTGAAATCGACGAGGCGGATGCCGATGCCGAGGAAGAGGCCGGTGAGGAAGTCGTTGACACGGATGGCGAGCGCCATGATGTCGTCGATCTCCTGGGGCGTCGCCCAGCCAAAGGCCGTGATGTGCTCTTCCGACACCATGGGGTCGTTGAGCTGGTCGTTCTTGTAGTAGAATTCGATGATCGAGCGGGGCAGCTGGGTGCCCTCCTCGATGCCGAGGCGCTGCGACAGCGAGCCGGCGGCCACGTTGCGCACCACCACCTCGAGCGGCACGATCTCGACCTCGCGAATCAACTGCTCGCGCATGTTGAGACGGCGGATGAAGTGGGTCGGCACCCCGATGTCGTTGAGGTGCTGAAACAGGTACTCCGAGATCCGGTTGTTGAGGACACCCTTGCCCTCGATCACCTGATGCTTTTTCGCATTGAACGCGGTGGCGTCATCCTTGAAGTGCTGGATCAAGGTACCGGGCTCCGGGCCTTCATACAGAACCTTTGCCTTGCCTTCATAAATGCGACGCCGACGGCTCATGGGGATGTACCGTGTTTTGTTGAAATCCATATATTTGGTGTGCTCCGGTTACCAGGATTACGACCCACAGCGGAGCTGCCGTGAACAGCCGGGAACCCGTCTATGACCCAAGAGAACCTGGAGGAAACAGAACGGGAACCAAGCCTTCCGGCAACCTATCCGATTGGCTGACCGAGCACAATCGATCCGGCCGTCCGGCACCAACTTATACCATCTTGCCTGCGGCTTAACGGCCCGTTGTTTTGCCGATTCGTGCTATCTATGTAGGCATGCAGTCGGGTCGCCGCAACGGAAGGCTCCCGCTCCATTCAGCAGGGGATTTGGAACAAGGTATGAGCCAGTTCGACAAGCGCCAGGAAGGTTTTGAGAAGAAGTTCGCCCTCGACGAGGAGCAGAAATTCAAGGCGGAAGCCCGCCGCAACCGGCTGCTCGGGCTGTGGGCGGCCGAAAAGCTGGGCATGTCAGGTGACGCCGCCACCGCCTACGCCAAGGAAGTGGTCGCGGCTGATTTCGAGGAGGCCGGCGATGCCGACGTCCTGCGCAAGCTGACGGCCGATTTCGCCGCCAAGAACGTCACCGTCACCGAGCAGGCGATTCGAGCCAAGATGAGCGAGCTGCTTGCAGTCGCCGCCGCCGAGGTGAAGGCGGGGAAGTGACTTGACCCATAGAGAGTAGCGAATGGGCGTCCCCATTCGCTGCTCACGATTCGCCACTCGCCTCGTTCACTCCTCCTTGAAGCCGTATTCCGGCACGTTGCCGCTGGCACCGTAATATTTGTACGGCAGGAATTTGCCGCTCATGGTGATCTTGACGCGGTCGCCCTTCGGGTTGGGTAGGCGCTCCATCACCATGTCGAAATCGATCGCCGACATGATGCCGTCGCCGTACTCCTCCTCGATCAAGGCCTTCCAGGCCGGACCGTTCACCATCACCAGTTCGTAGAAGCGATAGATCAGGGGATCGGTCGGCGGCATCGGCATGCCGCGCATCGGTGTCTCGTTGAGCATGGCGACTTCGGACTTCGACAGGCCGAACAGCTCGCCGGCATTGGCCGCCTGCGGCTTCGTCAGCTTCATCTGGCCGAGAATGGCGCCTGTTATCAGCACCTCCGAATAGCCGCCGATCTTCTCGCAGATGTGCTTCCAGCTCCATCCCTTCTCGCGCTTGATGTCGAGCAGCTTTTCGGTGAGGTCTTCGCGTTTCATGCCGGGGTCTCCTTGGTTAGGCACTCAATCCGGGATTTGTCCCGGGCATCCACGTTTGCCGTGGCTCATCGCTGCCCGCCGCAATCGTGAGCCCCGGCTTGCCGATCTGCACCAGCGGTACGTTGCGCGGATCGTGATCGGACATCTCGGTCGTGAAGGTCTTGCTGCGCGTCACCAGGAAATCGATGATGTGGTTGCGCAGCGCATAATAGAGCGGATGGCGGTGCAGATCGGTACGGCCGCGATCCCTCGGCAGCGGGTTCTCGACGACTTCCGCCAGCACCGCGCCGGGCCCGTTGGTCATCAGGAAGATCTTGTCGGCGAGATAGATCGCCTCGTCCACATCGTGAGTGATCATGAACGCGGTCTGCCCCGTCTCCAGGCAGATGCGCCGCACCTCGTCCTGCAGTGTACCGCGCGTCAGCGCATCCAGCGCAGAGAACGGCTCGTCCATCAGCATGATCTTCGGCGTGATCGACAAGGCCCGCGCGATGCCGACGCGCTGCTTCATGCCGCCGGACAATTCCGATGGCCGCTTGTGCTCGGAGCCGGTGAGACCGACGAGATCGATGAAAGTCTGAGCATGCGCCTTCACCCTGGCGCGATCCCAGTTGCGCCATTTCGAGCTCACGGCATAGGCGACGTTGCCGAGCACGGTGCGCCAGGGCAGCAGCGCGTGGCTCTGAAAGATGACGGCGCGGTCGAGGCTGGTGCCGGAGATCGCCTGCCCGTCGACGATCACCGTTCCCTCGCTCGGCGCGTCGAGCCCGGCGAGGATGTTGAGCACGGTGGTCTTGCCGCAGCCGGAATGCCCGATCACGCAGGCGAACTCGCCGCGTGCCATCGACAGCCACAAATTCTCGAAGATGGTGGTCGTGGCGCCGCTGGCGCCGGGATAGCGCTTTGCGATGCCTTCGATGGAGATGAACTTGTTGGTCACAGCCTCTACTCCGGAAACGTGACCAGGCGCGTGAAACGCGCCAGGATCTGGTCGAGCAGCATGCCAATGATCCCGATCAGCAGGATCGCGATGATGACGTTGGTGATCGACAGGTTATTCCACTCGTTCCAGACGAAATAGCCGATGCCGGTGCCGCCGACGAGCATCTCGGCGGCGACGATCACGAGCCAGGCGATGCCGATGGAGATGCGCATGCCGGTCAGGATCGTCGGCGCCGCTGCGGGGAGGATGACGGTGAAGGCGCGCCTGACGGTGCCGACTTCGAGCGTGCGCGCGACGTTGATCCATTCCTTGCGCACGCTGGCGACGCCGAAAACGGTGTTGAGCAGCATCGGCCAGATCGAGCAGATGAAGATGACGAAGATCGCGGAGATCGAGGA
The sequence above is drawn from the Bradyrhizobium amphicarpaeae genome and encodes:
- a CDS encoding PaaI family thioesterase produces the protein MHELTKTPPPRRPDLHIATEGEFLGWRTWIRDSFEAHVGPFWHLIEADGSVRSAFRVEKKHLNGSGNVHGGCYMAFADYSLFAIATHVLDSRAVTTNFACEFLDAAREGELIECTGEVTRAGGSLIFLRGKMTSGDRVLLTFSGTIKRMKRKALPQPNA
- a CDS encoding DUF1476 domain-containing protein, with translation MSQFDKRQEGFEKKFALDEEQKFKAEARRNRLLGLWAAEKLGMSGDAATAYAKEVVAADFEEAGDADVLRKLTADFAAKNVTVTEQAIRAKMSELLAVAAAEVKAGK
- the purL gene encoding phosphoribosylformylglycinamidine synthase subunit PurL, whose product is MKNEPKITPELVAAHGLKPDEYERILKLIGREPTFTELGIFSAMWNEHCSYKSSRIHLKGLPTKAPWVIQGPGENAGVIDIGDGQAVVFKMESHNHPSYIEPYQGATTGVGGILRDVFTMGARPIACLNALSFGAPEHARTRHLVSGVVAGVGGYGNSFGVPTVGGQVRFHTRYDGNILVNAMAVGLADTDKIFYAAASGVNMPIVYLGSKTGRDGIHGASMASAEFDDKSEEKRPTVQVGDPFAEKLLLEACLEIMEKGCVIAIQDMGAAGLTCSAVEMGAKGDLGVDLDLDAVPTRETGMSAYEMMLSESQERMLMVLKPEKEKEAEAIFKKWGLDFAVVGYTTPSKRFVVKHGGDVMADLPIKELGDEAPLYDRPHVPSAALPVVHAREVPAPMALGAALEKLIGTPDMCSKRWVWEQYDHVILGNTMQRPGGDAAVVRVEDGPKGLALTVDVTPRYCEADPYQGGMQAVAEAWRNITAVGGKPLAITDNLNFGNPERPEIMGQFVGCLKGISEACRTLDFPVVSGNVSLYNETNGRAILPTPSIGGVGLLDDFTKSASLAFKAEGEAILLVGDTHGWLGQSVYLRDICGREEGAPPPVDLAAEKRNGDCVRGMIHAGTATAVHDLSDGGLLVALAEMAMASGIGAKLLAAPTSLVSQAYWFGEDQARYLVTVPEAEAGRVLAKMRGCEVPCVRIGTTGGDAIAIAGEAPVAIDALRTSHERWLPDYMGGKAA
- the purS gene encoding phosphoribosylformylglycinamidine synthase subunit PurS translates to MKARVTVTLKTGILDPQGKAIEGALKSLGVDGVASVRQGKVFDIELAGADKAKAEAALKDAADKLLANTVIENYRVELIG
- the cynS gene encoding cyanase; translation: MKREDLTEKLLDIKREKGWSWKHICEKIGGYSEVLITGAILGQMKLTKPQAANAGELFGLSKSEVAMLNETPMRGMPMPPTDPLIYRFYELVMVNGPAWKALIEEEYGDGIMSAIDFDMVMERLPNPKGDRVKITMSGKFLPYKYYGASGNVPEYGFKEE
- a CDS encoding acyltransferase family protein; translation: MTTMSHSATIGAEAHAAPKSKSRNLSLDRARTFLTLVVLLHHAVIPYTHFGHTDPASFAGFDMIVLATDSFFMAMFFFLSGLFTWPGIARKAPSVFLRDRLLRLGLPFAIAALTVIPLAYYAIALRAEPELTFAAFWWKTVTTGPWPSGPIWFVWVLLAFDLTASLLYRVSSHLVDPVNRISLRGFEQPAVFWLLLAGVSLLVYVPALVYFGANKWFEFGPFSVQASRILLYFSYFFIGASVGSANFDRGILGADGQLPKNRWLWVIVTLIPYCLMWGMIYIKREILGNPDPLPHWYPVFYGTFFVLFSASILLAILAFFLHSKAPGPTLLDRMQADAYGIFLVHYPIALWIQYALFDYELPAIVKATIGFVLTVILSWGLTAVLRKIPGASHVL
- a CDS encoding DMT family transporter, with product MPQSTSEARRATAAAATPLPSMAATGARNWRDYALLLALAFCWSSTYPLTKLALPTIPPITFISVRSLIAAAFLFAILWMRGIKVPTDAKAWKLFATQQLINSTFPFLIITWSQQYVPASNTVVLASTTPIFAFLITSLITRHEPATLIKLAGAILGLAGTILIVGLDALRGLGSEIVAEIAILLATISFACASIFGLRLSDYDPMVVAAGSVLFGGLVLLPPSLIIDQPWTLSPTPTAIVATIVMSIVSSAFGLMLFYVCLGRLGTLTTNAQGYLRIPIGVGLSVLLLGESVPSNLALGLLLVMAGVAAMTVPARRLKLR
- a CDS encoding tripartite tricarboxylate transporter substrate binding protein BugD, with amino-acid sequence MIAFGLKRSLVAIAALSLASISLATGAFAQDYPKRPVTMIVPFAAGGTSDVIARAVAEQMGIALGQTIVIENVAGAGGSTALARASRAEPDGYTIAIGNAGTNAATYTIYPKLPFTPDSFVPIAMVAKTFGIVALRKDFPAKDLKEFIAYAKANPGKINLGHAGVGSSNYLICKSFVTAAGIDATLVGYRGAAPALTDAVGGQIDGVCDAAASVSQSINEKLVKGLVVGSTVRLATLPDLPTSAEAGLPEFEAQGWNGLFAPKGTPPAVIAKLNAAARTAVETDAVKKRFADLSTVAPDANEHAPEVLQKLVTRDVEKYRKMLADDAK
- a CDS encoding magnesium and cobalt transport protein CorA, producing the protein MNVPSLPTSPSEPVSAEGVVAAGAYVDGRRIANIAISEASSWRAKPGHVVWIGLHEPDMALLGAVQKQFDLHELAIEDANHAHQRPKIEQYGEALFIVARTAQLVEGRIVFGETHIFVGEGYLVSVRHGASTSYTPVRERCESCPRALARGEDYILYAILDFIVDNYSPVLESIHDEVEGIEDDVLSKPISKTQIERLYMLRRDLLRLRNAIGPLVEVCRRLEHDELSMVRQAMQPLFRDVTDHVRNIQERIDSMREVLAFAFEASLLVGQAQETAVSKKLASWLAIIAIPTALAGIYGMNFKHMPELEWDYGYYMLLGVMLTACTALYWRFRRVGWL
- the purC gene encoding phosphoribosylaminoimidazolesuccinocarboxamide synthase; the protein is MSRRRRIYEGKAKVLYEGPEPGTLIQHFKDDATAFNAKKHQVIEGKGVLNNRISEYLFQHLNDIGVPTHFIRRLNMREQLIREVEIVPLEVVVRNVAAGSLSQRLGIEEGTQLPRSIIEFYYKNDQLNDPMVSEEHITAFGWATPQEIDDIMALAIRVNDFLTGLFLGIGIRLVDFKMECGRLFENEMMRIIVADEISPDSCRLWDIKSNEKLDKDRFRRDLGGLLEAYTEVAKRLGILMENERPQGTGPVLVKS
- the purQ gene encoding phosphoribosylformylglycinamidine synthase subunit PurQ, producing MKAAILVFPGINRERDMARALRLISGSEPAMVWHAETALPAGTDLVVVPGGFSYGDYLRCGAIAARAPVMDAVRDYAARGGLVLGVCNGFQILCESGLLPGVLMRNARLKFICHDVHLRVERSDTPFTRGYNAGQVIRVPVAHGEGNYEADEETIKRLEGEGRVLYRYCSAEGVVDDDSNINGAAHSIAGIVNDGGNVLGMMPHPENHVEDIMGCTDGRGLFAGLTAHLEKAA
- a CDS encoding ABC transporter ATP-binding protein, which translates into the protein MTNKFISIEGIAKRYPGASGATTTIFENLWLSMARGEFACVIGHSGCGKTTVLNILAGLDAPSEGTVIVDGQAISGTSLDRAVIFQSHALLPWRTVLGNVAYAVSSKWRNWDRARVKAHAQTFIDLVGLTGSEHKRPSELSGGMKQRVGIARALSITPKIMLMDEPFSALDALTRGTLQDEVRRICLETGQTAFMITHDVDEAIYLADKIFLMTNGPGAVLAEVVENPLPRDRGRTDLHRHPLYYALRNHIIDFLVTRSKTFTTEMSDHDPRNVPLVQIGKPGLTIAAGSDEPRQTWMPGTNPGLSA